The genome window tatagaaaagagtttaattaatgtggaacatatatattaaaaattgtgctatttatttcaaacttttattaattttgaattcttttaattttttccctttatcttatattctctTCACATAATCGTTTCTTGGAGggaaatttttttagaaaaaaattattaaatcttagatcaatgtgtaaaatataaaattaaattggtataaattatttttttaaaaaaattaaataataaatggGGTGGGACGGATACCTGCTGACCCGACCTTGTCTCAGCGGGTATCCTGTAATCGGATACCCACTGATATGCGGGGCGGATAAGAGTCAGAAAATGACTGATTCGCAAGGTGCGGATCGGATTAGCTAAATGATGAATGGTGCGGGTACCCGACCCACACTCACCCTTAGCCAGTAGCTGCCCAAGCAGGGTTACCACCCACGGATGAGCAACTGAAAAAGTTGATGATTGCAAGTTTGGAATTGATGTTCATCACACGGGTTCGATTTAGAGAACGGCTCGTCCAAAGTTGGCATTCTTGAAGAACTTGATtttggcaaatttattttgtcaatttttctaAGCATTGAAACTTGCAATGTCTGTGAAAAATCCAGCACAAGGCTGTAAAAAATGGCAGTCTTGATTGAGTAACTTTGTCtgaattcttaaaaaaaaaaggaaaagaaaacaaactttgtttgattttttgttCCCTGAATTTCTCGAACTAAGATTATTTTGATGTACGCTGGTCTTTACTCTTTCTGGTCgagtaatttcatcatcaaactTCGGATGTGTAAGAACTTGTATGATTATTTGGTATATTGACATGATCATAGATGATCTACTACCATTCTATGCTTCTTGAGATTATTCAGAATAATCAGCTTTTTTTCCAACTTATGGACAATATTACGGTAGACATATTTTGGCatctagtaaaaaaaaaataattaaatttggaAGACTTTTTGCCCCTAAAGAGTAATTTAGCTATAAATGAACGTTTGCACCTTTAACTGTTGGTCCAATTTAAGAGAATAAATGAAAActctcaatgtattcaatgtttAGCCACCTATACATACAAAGTACGACTGTGCGAGTGATTTACCTATACAAACTGGTTAGGTGATACTAGTGCGAGTGATGTTTGCTTGAGCTCTAAAAGCTTTCCTTTGAAGAAAATTAAGAGGTTGTTCGAATTGCATTTTGAGGAAgagattttggaaaagaaattaCTATTATACTTTTTGGATGTAATTTTCATGATATAAAACGCAATTTTGGGCATCAACGGTGGCAATTTTGAAATTACTCTTATACTTTTTATCACTGTCATACATTTTTAATCAGTACAATCTTGGACATCAACCTATTTGGTTGCACTAAAACTTTGGGTATTTGTCCAGCTACTCTATTGATTTTCCCCCCCTTCCAATTTCGAAATTAATTgggttgtgtaaaaagttttgTTTATGTGCTATTTCTTTGcttatttgagaaaaaaaaagtgtaagAAAAAGGTCAGACGTactataattttatttttgctttgtgTAAAAGCTTTTTCATTTTGGTAATTGAACAtacatataaaatttataataccTTACTCCTGAAATTCTTGCCTCGTCGTGTGAAGGTGAAAAGAAATTACTGCATAGTTATATTTTGATAAGTTGTATAAAacaatcaaaaaagaaaaaaaataaggttTTGATGAGGAAAATTCAGAAATTGAAACCGCACGATTAGGGTTGAAAGATGAACTAATCTATTCGATCCTTGAACTGAGTTTAAGAGCTCGTTCGAGTTTGATTTGCCAACTggtcaaatcaaatttgaataGCATTTTATATTCGATAGCATTCAAATTTGATAAAACTTGTTCAAGTTCGATTGgacaaataaacaaatcaaaataaaattttaaactcgttaaaataatcaaacaagtttAAATATTAGAATGTTCAACTTGATTAAATTCATTAACGACCCTATGGGCTTAATGTTGGGTCACAATTTTGGGCTAAGTTTTCTGCCCTGTAGTCTGTCGATTGGGGTTAACGAATGATTCCTAAAATTCTTTCCCTGGGACGGGCcatgaaaagaaataaatactcAAGATCGTCCTAGGAGCTGTTGAGAATGTAACTCACATGTCCGCCCGATAGAATTGCCCTGCAGAAAATTCTTGCATAGCTATTTTCACCtcccaaaaaaaatattgatttattgaaaatgaaaagaaaatgccACAAAAGACTTCAAtcgtaaaagaagaaaagataaaCATGTTGACTTCATACACATGTCTAACAAAAATGGTCCAAGAAAACTGTCCACTACTCCTGATAATAAACTTCGATAAGGGATCTCAAGCCCAGTACTGGAGTTATCTTATAGTCATTGAATCCTGCCTCAGAAAAGAGTTTTGCCCACTCTCTCtcatttctttgtttccctcTGAGAAGGACCATCATCAACATATCAAAGAAAAGTTGAGTTTCAATTGCCTCGTGATCATCAGCTCCTTTCTGTTGGTCACTCAGTACCATGTCTATGATTATCACCTTCCCTCCATTTTCCTTGCTAGGAATTGCTTCTTTGCATTTCCGAAGTATTTGTACACATTCCTCATCATTCCAATCGTGCAATATCCACTGTTTAAATTAACATTCATATCGCAAAGAATTCAAATCCGTCAGGAACACTGTTAAAGTTATTaaagaaaattgaaattgaTATGAGGTACAGAAGCCTCCTGCCCCTCCAAAAGATTTGCTAATGCCCTATTTGTGAATAAACTTCCATGACTGATCCAATGCTTTACTGTAATATAGACATGGTTGTAATGAATCAGAAGCATGCATAGATGTGTTCAGAATCAGTGCTAAGAATGACTTTAACAACAAAAAGGTGAATATGGATCTGTTGCATCATCTTGGAAAGGTGAACTTACCTTCATTATAACAGCATTTGCAGGAAAAATAGTGATCGACGATTTCCTGCGAGCGCACAGAGTCGATCGCAGTACTAATTAACGTAGAGTATTCCAGGGTCAGAACCCACAGGAACAAATCAAATTTCTCCACTTTAATTATTTTCACAAAAGAGTGAACGAGAAGAGGTTTTATATTATCATGAAAGAACTAACAATTAATTTGATTAAATTGATAAGAAGCGAGGGAACAATAGTTAAGCAAGCCTAGGGTTCAGGTTTTAATCCATAGATTGAATTTATTCTCCAATTACTTTTCTTGTCAAGTTATGAACGTCTCACACAATTgtattttagattatttttcgATACATCTAAAATGTGTTTAATGAAATTCTACGCCTCTCATGAGACCGTAAACATTCAATTAAGTCCCTTTGGAACCTTGGTAACATAAGTGCGTCATGCAAATCCTAACCTACTTTCGTGATTAAGCTAAGCGTGTTTATCTATTTAGTACACGGTTGTATATTCCTTCTCAATTcaatacaaaccctaagagcatGTCTATGGTGACCAATCACAAATACGTAATTAAACCAAGATAGATAAATCATAGCAAAACGCAAgaattttaattgaaaaaattaattaattctcCTTCAAAAGTTTCAAATCATGCAAAGCAATTccaaacaagagaaaaaaaaccGAAAAGTTAATAAGAAAATCAGAAATTCAGTGACAAGATGGCTTTAGTTACCTTCAGCAAGATTGCATTGGCACGGGGTACACTTTGAAACATATCTCCAGCTAAAAATTCCAAGTTCTCAGCTCCTTCTTGATTCGCAACGACGTGTGGGAGATCATACACTGTACATTTTATGTTAGGAAAGTTTTGGGCAATGGCCCTAGCAACTTTACCTGTGCCACCGCCAACATCAGCCAAAGTTGTCAAGCCTTCAAACACAGACATGCATTTGGTCATCAGCACTTCAACAGACAACTGATTATCACTAGCCATGGCCTCATTAAACATTTTTCCAAATCGAACTTCTTGAGCGTTGTAATGCCAGAAATTATTCCGATACGCAGTATCAAATGGAGAGGGATCATCATTCTGGAACCACTCGGTCAAGAAATTCCAGGGCTTCACTAACAATCTGTTAATTGTATTCCTGATCTtcttctgtctttttttttttttaattcgtGAGTCGTCTTCTATTCTGATTGCATGATACTTAGTTTAGCTGATTGGTGAAGACCGAGCAGAGATTGTGCAAATTTTGCTACTTATCAAATCTTTGGTGCATGTAACACTGTGTTTCATTATCAACAATGAACAGAGCACAAATGCGTTCTCAGTTGCTCGTAATTTCTTGCTTAGAGTACTAAAAAAACATTTGGGAGCCCTTTTTTTGGCTTATTTTGTTCGTTGTTGACTTAGTACAACATCAAGGTTATTAAGTTGAAAAGGCATCAAATCCTCAGTTACAGACATTCGGTCACAATACAATTGCAGATGTAAAATTCATTCCATGTTAAATTCACTAATTCCGCCACGTgacaattcttttaattttatatgtGAGTTGAGTTACAAGAATTTTCGTTGTTGCAATGTGTCTTGCAATGTGTCACTTGAGCAACGGAATTGGGATGCGTGACTTAGGATTTCAAGCAGGCTGGACCAATTAAACAGCCCAACACTAAAATTAAAAAGGCCTTTGGTTTTTTAACTTTACAAGCCCAAAGCCGACGAGTCGGAACTTGTTCGAATGTTTTTAATTCTCACTAAtcagcaaaaaaaataaaaaaataaaaaaaatgaaagactaATATTAAGTGCAGGCAGATGCCGTTGGTCTCTGTGCTCACCTGCTATAAAAACTGGAAACCATTTTTGCCCAACTTGTAAAGCAATAATCAAGCAGCCTAAATCATTGATTCGAGAAGTTGCAGGAATGGAAAGAGTGGAGAATCTTACTGAGCTTCTTGCAGCTCAAAATCATGTAGGCAACCAGATGCCCAACTTCAGAAAGTCTGCATCTCTAAAATGTGCAATTGAACTGGGAATCCCGGATGCCATCAATCAACATGGGAAGCCTATCACACTTTCTGAGCTGGTTTCTGCCCTTCCAATTAACCCTTCGAAGGCTAACCACATCTATCGCTTGATGCGATTCTTATCAAATGCCGGCTTCTTTGTTCTACAAGATCAAGGCTATGCGCTCACAGCTGCAGGCCGTCTTCTTTTAAAAGAGGAGCCTTTCAATTTAAGGGCATTTATCTTTTATACAAGCGATCCTGTTTTAGTGAAGCCCTGGAATTCCTTGACTGAGTGGTTCAGGAATGATGATCCCTCTCCATTTCATACGGCGCACGGGAAAAACTTCTGGGCTTATGCTGCTGAAGAGCCTAATTTTGCAAACCTCTTCAATGAAGCCATGGCCAATGATTCTACTTTAACCGTTCAGGTGATGATGACCCAATGCAAGTTTGTGTTTGACGGCTTGACATCTTTAGTGGATGTTGGGGGTGGCACAGGGGCAGTTGCTAGGGCCATTGCCCAAAATTTCCCCAACTTGGAGTGTGTTGTGTGTGATCTCCCACACGTGATTGCCGGCCAAGAGGGAACTGAGAACTTGGACTTCGTTGCAGGAGATATGCTAGAGAAGGTACCTGCTGCTGATGCAATCTTGCTCAAGGTAATTAAGGATATTTTCCATGAAGTTCGTTGTTGATAAATAAGTCTACAACGATTTCAATGAACTAAAATATAAACAATTGAACGTCCAGCTTTAATAGTTGATTTGTAAGATCGCTAACATAGACGCCAGTAGCATGAAAGAATAACAGTAATAatcatatgcaaaatttttgcTTGAGAGGCTAGAATATTTGCTATAGAAACTGGAGTTCTTGGCGCTCATTAATCGATGCGTGAGGCAGTGATGGAGTGTGATAATCTTAATTTAGGACGCCAACACAGCTAATTTCTGTATtctaaattttgtgattttactGGAAAACAGTGGATTCTCCATGACTGGAGTGATGATGATTGTGTGAAGATTCTCAAGAACTGCAAAGAGGCTATTCCAGGGAGAGACAAAGGGGGGAAAGTCATTATTATCGACATGATTTTGGAAAGCCACATGAAAGACGACGAGTCAGTTGAAACACAATTTGTTGTGGACATGCAGATGTTGACGTGTTACGGTGCTAAAGAAAGAACTGAGAAAGAATGGGCAAAGGTTTTCCAAGATGCTGGTTTCAGTGACTACAAAGCACTTCCAGTGTTGGGTGTGCGCTGTCTCATTGAGGTTTATCCTTAGACTAAAAGTTCAGTTCAAGATTGGTACTGCTACAATAATTGAGGTTTCAGTTTTACCCTCAGCCTTTGTCTCCCTCTGCTAGGACTTGCTTTGTTCCGCTTGTAATCGCCATTTTGGCAATAGAACTATTCTGTTTTCTGTGTATCTTGCAATTTGTGGAGTGTGATCTAGATCACATCATTTTTCTCCTGTAGGGACATGTAGTGGCAATAGATTCACGCATTGAAAAAACTTTCCTGCTATCGTGCTATTTTCCTAGTAAAGCCAGCAATAATGTTGTAGTACTTTCAACTAGTACAAAGAAAGATGTGATGGCAGTTATGCCTACTTTGTACACTAATTATAAAAAAGCAGTTATGCGGTTGTGATAGTACTTTATTTTCGAGGCATTTAATGTGGGATAGTACATGTTTTACAAAAATAAGGTTGGCATAGAAACATGGGGAATTTATTAATGCCCATTTAATTGAAGTTTGGCTCACCCATTGTTATTGAAGATTGGCTCACGCACTGGTTTGTTTGAATAAATTATTGGGCCTTAATTTGTTTCCTTCGTGGATTTCATGTTTTTGAGGCTTATTTTATATAAACTAATGATTCGCGCACACTCGATGCATGTGCAACTAATAAAATTACAAcatttgtaaaaatatttttctttaaatttggaTAATTAAAAGGCAGAAAGTTGGATTGGGTGGGGTGATttaaaaattggaagaaatgaagaaggtaTAGAGAAAAGAAATATGGCTAATATTTTGTTTTACATTTTAGTATCTTTATCATAGAAGTTTAGACTAAAACGTTAATACTTTTgatttaatatgtaattttgaaaaggataaataTGGAAAAATTGTGGATAAACATTTTGTTTTACATTTTAGCATTTTCTCCTGTTTTGTGGTAGTGGGGTAAGAGGATAGTAACAAAATGTGTTTAGGGAATGtctcaaaacttaaaaaaaaaaaatcaaataactcTTGTCCAAACAATTTTTTAACTCCTTTGTTCCCTTAAGTTACTTGAAATGAACTTGCAGAGGTTCACTATCACTAGCAAATTCACCATCAGCCTGATTGTATGATCTATGAAGAATTCGCTTTGGGCAGGCCTCAAACCTCAACAGGAAGAAAACTGAAATCCACTGCCACCTAaacaaaaaaagttaaaaaatgtATGAATCTTACTAAACCAAAGTTAAAAAATCCTTTAAATCTtactaaatttgaatttaaatatcaaattttgtatatatggCATGTATCTAGACTTGCTAGTATATATACTATTAATATATAAAAGATTTACCTTTGCCATTAAAAGCCTTTCCTACATTGTTAGTATATACATTGACGGGGTTGGATGAATGCCATACCatctaattttgaatttatatATCAAATTTTGTATGTGTAGCATATATCTAGACCTgctagtatatacactatcgtgtataaaagatttacccttttttatatGATATATAAAATTCCTTTGACTGGATTCTTTTTTATGATTATGATTATTTTGGTAGACATGTTTTTTTATATCAGTATGCAATTCCAACTACTCAAGCAACTTGCAGGTCGAGTATTGCTATGAAAATGGCTAAATAGCTTTCAAGGATGGAGCTCTGATTGCTGTTGATGCCATTCTCCAAGCTACCGGGCACCAACCTACacatggtttttcttttttccttttaatctgGTGATCACAAGTAACTAAAGCCACATTTCATATGCTGAATCCTAATATTAGGTGGAGACCCTTCTAAGTTTTAAGTGGCAATAGCCCAGAGCTGGACAGTGATATACAATAATGTTTACAATCTGGTATGGACAGGAACTGTACAATTGTATGTTTCAAGAATAATAAAATGAATTCCTGGAAGGCAAATTCTTGGTAATATTATGATCTCCCATGAGTTCCTTCATTATCTTAAAAACAAAAGGCTAGAAAAAGATGGTTTTATGGCTGTGAAATTAGACATGTCAAAAGCTTGTGACAGGGTTGAATGGAGATATTTGGAAGCTGTGATGCAAAAAATGGGATTCAATGTCAACAGTCACTTACTCCTTCACAATCAATGGTAAAGTAAGAGAATATGTGGTTCCTCAGAGAGTAATTAGGCAGGGTGATCCATTATCACCATACCTATTCCTCTTATGTTCAAAAGGACTTTCTAATCTACTTCACATAGCTATTGAGGAGAAAAGAATTGTGGGTCTGAAAATCAGCAGACAGGGTCCTAGTGTGtctcatttattttttgctGATGACTCTCTGATATTCTGTAAGGTTGATCCCTAAAATGCAACTGAGCTGAGAAGGATTCTTCAAGTATATGAGAAATGTACAGGACACATGATTAATATAGAAAAGTCCTCAGTTTTCTTTAGCACAAATGTGGGACAGGAGATAAAACTGGATACTTGTAAAGCTCTGGGAGACATTCAACTAGTTAATAAAGGAAGATATCTGGGGCTTTCAATGGTGGTTACTTGTTCCAAGCAACAGCTATTTGGGTACATCAAAGATAACATCCAACAGAGGTTACAAAGGTGGAAAAATAAGTTGCTGAGTGCGGCTGGAAAAGAGGTTATGCTTAAAGCTGTAGCTATGGCAATGCCAACATATACTATGTCATACTTCAAGATTCCCAAAAGGCTCTGTAAGGATATTAACTCCACAATGGCAAATTATTGGTGGGGAGAGGCAAAtggaagaaacaaaatgcacTGGAGCTCCTGGAGCAATATCTCTTTGGATAGGAAATCTGGAGGACTGGGCTTTAAAGACATAGAGGCTTTTAACACAGCTTTACTAGGCAAGCAGGTGTGGAGATTACTCACACAACCAAATCTGCTTGTTAGTAAGGTGCTTAAGGCTAGGTACTATCCAAAGGATTCGATCTTCAAGTGTAAGGTACTTACAAATGCTTCGTGGATCTGGAAAGGATTGATAGGGGCGAGGAAGCCAGTGGAAAAAGGACTTAGAAGGAGGATAAGGAATGGGAATAGCACCAATATATGGGAGGATTGTTGGATTCCAAATGATCATCAAGGTAAAGTGGCTTTAAAAAAACCCCAGGGATGCACTCTACAAAAGGTTGAGGAACTGATACATCAAAGAAGATGGAAGAGACAGCTAATATTCAGGATCTTCAACAGTAAGGAGACAGAAAGAATTTTGAGCATCCCCATCAGTTTAGCTGATGAGAGGATAGCAACTATTGGATCCATGGAACAAATGGTAGTTACTCAGTGGGTTCAGCATACAGGAAATTAACTCAAGAAAAGCTGGAACAgaagaggaaaggaaaggaaaggagaaTGCTAGCACAAGCTGGAGCAATCAAAGTCAAAGAAACTGGAAACACTTGTGGAAGCTCAACGTCAAACATAAGGTGAAGATCTTCTTGTGGAAATGTTTGAACCAAGCCCTCCCAGTAAGACAACTAATTACTAGCAGGACAAAGCAAAGTGATCCAATATGTAGAGTGTGTGGAGAGGATAGTGAGACAATAGAACATGTATTGCTTAACTGCAGCTACGCCAAACAAGTGTGGAGGTTAGCACCAATCCAGTGGGATAGAATTTTGAACCAACAAGGATGCTTCAGGAGGTGGTGGACCGGTGTTGTAGAAGCAAAATCTAGAAGAGAAGGAAATAAACACCTGTCCTTAACTGCCAACATTCtctggcaaatctggaaaagcaaaaatgacaGAGAATTCAATGGAAAACAACAACACTCAATGAAAACTGTTAAGAAAGCTTAGGAGGGAGTGGTTGGAATTCAAGGATGCTACTGAAAAGTCATCAAGAATGAGTACAGAAGAAACAGGAACTCAGTAGACAATCGCACAGCTACATGAACAAAGTGAGATCTCAATGAGACTAAGGCTAGCAACAAAGACGAAGAAGGACAGTCCCCACCTAGGAATAGGGATCACAGGCTCTGGGATCTGACAAGGACAAGTTCGTGGTTGGGCATTGCATGACAGAAGCTCAGGAAATTAGCTCAATGATGAACTAGCAGCTGTCAAAATCTTACTGAGTCAAGCTGCTGCACAGgagttggaaaatattgaggtgcAGCTGGATAACAAACAAGTTTTTCATCTCATTCAGCACAGCAAAACTCAGGACATGCGATTAACAACGCTGCTGGAGGATATTTATAGTTTGAAATCCTTGTTTTGCATGTGCTCCTTTTGTTTAGTTAGTAAAGATTGTAATCATGTTAGCAATAGGATTAGCGCTTATGTGCTAAACATCATTCAAGACGAGGAATTTTGGATTCCTCAGTGCCACTGTGCATTGGTTGTATAGTGTTTATCGCGCCTTTGCTTGATCTTGTAAAGCTtaagttaatttataaaatcacttatcgtttcgggaaaaaaaaagaataataaaatgAATTGGTTAACGGGTGCTTGATGGTTACCTAGTTAAAAGAGTTTTAAatgttaattttttaaaaaaaggattATTAACTCGGCAAAGTGTTGAAATGCAGTGGATGCATTAATTGTGACTATGTGTATTATTATAGTAAGATAGATATGATTTAGGTATGTTAACAGTACTAAATGagtatttgttaaaaaaaattcataatacAATTGACTACAATTAAGATGATATGGTTGATATTGTTCTATGGAAAGAGGGCAGGAGTGTTTACAAAGGAAATTAATATGATATGATTGCTAATTTTTTAGGGGAAGAGGATATAACTATTTGTTAAAGGGATTAATGCTTACTAACTGTTTTACATTCTTCCAAGGCTATGTTTGTAAGACCAAGTAGGGTTTGTAATGCATTTTTGTGGGATCAGAATATTGATAATAAGTGGTTTTATTGGACATCTTGGGATAATCTTCGTTTTCCTTTGGAAGAGGAAGGTCTAGGATTCCATTCTTTTGAAGATACTTGTCAGGCTTTTTCTTGGAAACTTTGGTGCCGGCTCTGTTTGAATAACTCAGTTTGGTCCGCCTTCATGCATCAAAAGTATATCAAGACGGTGCATCCGTCTCTAGTCAGAGTTTATCGTCCTTCTGCAGCTTGGAGAAGACTGGACGAGATCTATTTATTTGTTGAGGAGAATATCAGATGGTGCTTAGGTAAGGGGATTGTGGATTTTTGGCATGATAGTTGACTACTTTTGGCTCCAATAACTGAAGAGGTAGGAGTGCAGAATCCCCCTCATATGCTGGTTGCAGAATTTTATACGTTGGGTGGATGGATCATATCGAAATTGCAGCAATGGCTTCCAGCCCATTTCGTTCAATATGTCTATCAGCTTTCTCTTTATCCTGACCTAGATGACATGATGGTATGGTTGCCATCGGCTGCAGGGTGTTTCTCAATCAAGTTAGCGTAGGAAGGATTGCGTTCCAGCAGGAATACAACGTTAGTTAACAGGTTACTTTGGTGTAACATTCTGCCTTTAAAGGTCTCATTTTTTACTTGGCGTGTTTTGAGGAACTTATTGCCTCTAGATCTGACTTTGAG of Coffea arabica cultivar ET-39 chromosome 5c, Coffea Arabica ET-39 HiFi, whole genome shotgun sequence contains these proteins:
- the LOC113689517 gene encoding trans-resveratrol di-O-methyltransferase-like encodes the protein MASDNQLSVEVLMTKCMSVFEGLTTLADVGGGTGKVARAIAQNFPNIKCTVYDLPHVVANQEGAENLEFLAGDMFQSVPRANAILLKEIVDHYFSCKCCYNEVKHWISHGSLFTNRALANLLEGQEASWILHDWNDEECVQILRKCKEAIPSKENGGKVIIIDMVLSDQQKGADDHEAIETQLFFDMLMMVLLRGKQRNEREWAKLFSEAGFNDYKITPVLGLRSLIEVYYQE
- the LOC113688751 gene encoding strychnine O-methyltransferase-like, whose translation is MERVENLTELLAAQNHVGNQMPNFRKSASLKCAIELGIPDAINQHGKPITLSELVSALPINPSKANHIYRLMRFLSNAGFFVLQDQGYALTAAGRLLLKEEPFNLRAFIFYTSDPVLVKPWNSLTEWFRNDDPSPFHTAHGKNFWAYAAEEPNFANLFNEAMANDSTLTVQVMMTQCKFVFDGLTSLVDVGGGTGAVARAIAQNFPNLECVVCDLPHVIAGQEGTENLDFVAGDMLEKVPAADAILLKWILHDWSDDDCVKILKNCKEAIPGRDKGGKVIIIDMILESHMKDDESVETQFVVDMQMLTCYGAKERTEKEWAKVFQDAGFSDYKALPVLGVRCLIEVYP